One genomic region from Chloroflexota bacterium encodes:
- a CDS encoding NADH-quinone oxidoreductase subunit J: protein MLLQVVFILLSAATLGTALMVVISRNVFHSALFLVASFVGVAGLYILLEAEFLAVVQILVYVGAIATLIVFAIMLSRGGMRDTERSLNEQWPIVVVGALVLFIMLAFVGSQVTWPVDLAEPGGDVLVRLGQAFVGSAVIPFEVASVLLVVALIGAIIIAREKE from the coding sequence ATGCTACTACAGGTGGTCTTCATCTTACTCAGCGCGGCCACGCTGGGAACGGCGCTGATGGTGGTCATATCGCGAAATGTCTTCCACAGCGCCCTGTTCCTGGTCGCCTCGTTCGTTGGGGTGGCTGGCCTGTATATCCTCTTGGAGGCGGAGTTCCTGGCCGTTGTCCAGATCCTGGTCTATGTGGGGGCCATCGCCACCCTGATCGTGTTCGCCATCATGTTGAGCCGAGGGGGGATGCGCGACACCGAGCGCTCCTTGAACGAGCAATGGCCTATCGTGGTGGTGGGGGCGCTGGTGCTTTTCATCATGTTGGCCTTTGTCGGGAGCCAGGTGACCTGGCCGGTGGACCTCGCCGAGCCGGGTGGCGATGTGCTCGTCCGACTGGGCCAGGCTTTTGTGGGATCTGCGGTGATCCCCTTTGAGGTGGCCTCCGTGCTCCTGGTCGTGGCGCTGATCGGTGCCATCATCATCGCACGTGAGAAGGAGTAA
- the nuoK gene encoding NADH-quinone oxidoreductase subunit NuoK, whose product MIPLSWYLIVAAALFSIGVYGVLSRRNAIVVLMGVELMLNAVNLNLLSFWRYVTPAQVTGQVFAIIVIAVAAAEAAVGLALIIAIYRTRRTVNVEELDTLKG is encoded by the coding sequence ATGATCCCTCTTTCCTGGTATCTGATCGTAGCAGCGGCCCTGTTTTCCATTGGCGTCTACGGCGTCCTGTCCCGACGGAATGCCATCGTCGTGCTCATGGGCGTTGAGTTGATGTTGAATGCGGTGAACCTGAACCTGCTGTCGTTTTGGCGCTATGTCACGCCCGCGCAGGTGACGGGCCAGGTGTTCGCGATCATCGTGATCGCGGTTGCGGCCGCGGAGGCCGCGGTGGGCCTGGCGTTGATCATCGCCATATATCGCACGCGTCGCACGGTGAACGTGGAGGAGCTGGATACGCTCAAGGGATAG